Proteins from a single region of Thermodesulfovibrionales bacterium:
- a CDS encoding S1 RNA-binding domain-containing protein has protein sequence MSNEKIEGHILNTTGAGDHEESFAFLLEQSAGPSEWLEPGQKVRSRVVSISRDLVYIDLGGKSEGVIDLSEFMNEDGTCRVQEGDDIDAFFVSVENGTRRLTTRIGGYSAVTLNAIRDAHAAGLPVKGDV, from the coding sequence ATGTCTAATGAAAAGATTGAAGGCCATATCCTGAATACCACCGGAGCCGGTGACCACGAAGAAAGCTTCGCTTTCCTCCTCGAGCAGAGCGCAGGCCCTTCTGAGTGGCTTGAGCCGGGCCAGAAGGTCAGATCAAGGGTGGTGAGCATCTCGAGAGATCTCGTCTATATAGACCTCGGCGGTAAGAGTGAAGGGGTGATAGACCTCAGTGAATTCATGAACGAAGACGGCACATGCCGCGTGCAGGAAGGTGATGACATTGATGCCTTCTTCGTCTCTGTGGAGAACGGCACGAGGCGACTGACGACGCGGATCGGCGGTTACTCGGCAGTCACGCTCAATGCAATACGGGATGCTCATGCAGCCGGGCTGCCGGTGAAGGGCGATGTG
- a CDS encoding YkgJ family cysteine cluster protein — MKKRSTPKTRQTTLRITFPEDEVRFSWLPHLLDAYEAIDTGVAVALNRERRRANRPVACKASCDACCRMHTDIPLYPLELAGLSWYCIEKMAGDDRRILKEQLLAHAGKPPCPFLIRKNCSVYPMRPMACRQFIVFGRVCEEGEDPFFTRRQDVLMPIPDFKDQAFLALMPYHGITSPEDKTLALRQGILNRLVRNLQEYEWKVLAAKMENFDARR, encoded by the coding sequence ATGAAAAAACGGAGCACACCCAAAACGAGACAGACGACCCTGCGGATCACGTTTCCGGAAGACGAAGTCCGTTTCTCCTGGCTTCCGCACCTCCTCGACGCATATGAGGCTATCGACACCGGCGTCGCAGTAGCTCTCAATCGCGAGAGGAGGCGCGCAAACCGCCCCGTAGCGTGCAAGGCATCATGCGACGCCTGCTGCAGGATGCATACCGACATCCCGCTTTATCCCCTTGAACTCGCCGGTCTTTCGTGGTACTGCATCGAGAAGATGGCAGGCGATGACCGGCGGATTCTGAAAGAACAGCTCCTGGCCCACGCTGGCAAACCACCCTGTCCCTTCCTCATCAGGAAGAACTGTTCCGTCTATCCGATGCGGCCCATGGCCTGCCGGCAGTTCATCGTCTTCGGCAGGGTCTGTGAAGAGGGCGAAGACCCCTTCTTCACGAGAAGGCAGGATGTTTTGATGCCCATCCCTGATTTTAAAGACCAGGCTTTCCTTGCCCTCATGCCCTACCACGGCATCACATCGCCGGAAGATAAGACTCTTGCACTCAGGCAGGGCATTCTGAACAGGCTGGTGAGGAACCTCCAGGAGTACGAATGGAAGGTGCTGGCGGCAAAGATGGAGAACTTCGACGCCCGGCGTTGA